The following are encoded in a window of Chryseobacterium sp. genomic DNA:
- a CDS encoding C4-dicarboxylate ABC transporter, translated as MLFNWLSILAGIFYIILGVFVILKFWFFIPLEPNIAYALGALLIVYGGFRIFRAVHRLRQDRNED; from the coding sequence ATGTTATTCAACTGGTTATCCATTCTCGCCGGGATTTTCTACATTATTCTTGGTGTATTTGTAATACTGAAATTCTGGTTTTTCATTCCGCTCGAACCCAATATCGCCTATGCGCTTGGAGCCTTACTCATAGTGTATGGTGGTTTCAGGATTTTCAGAGCTGTTCACAGATTAAGACAGGACCGTAATGAGGATTAA
- a CDS encoding energy transducer TonB, whose translation MADDNNYSPNLTLDEIVFENRNKQYGAYDLRNSYRKVLTRSFIGGTVLFLVLALTPFVILKIQEMNAEAKQEVDAKLIEIIQEDVILEQPKEEEPPPPPPPPKEEPKQEVIQNVVPEPKKAPKVETPPPPISKQLETTTGLQNQEGVKTPSYTPPPPPPSTGTKAATIEAPKVSTTEVYDTVDQSSEFPGGLKAFRQKVMSNFDGSDFEGEGGQIKADITFVVERDGSITDVVAKGPNRDFNAEAERTIRSIKNKWTPAKVNGQSVRSRYRLPLTMAFE comes from the coding sequence ATGGCAGATGATAACAACTACAGTCCTAATCTAACCTTAGATGAGATTGTATTTGAGAACAGAAATAAACAGTATGGTGCCTACGATCTGCGTAACAGTTACAGGAAAGTACTCACCAGATCCTTTATAGGAGGTACCGTTCTTTTTCTTGTTTTAGCTTTAACTCCATTCGTCATCCTTAAAATTCAGGAGATGAATGCTGAAGCTAAACAGGAAGTAGATGCAAAACTTATTGAAATTATTCAGGAAGATGTAATTCTGGAACAACCTAAGGAGGAAGAACCACCACCACCGCCACCGCCACCAAAAGAGGAACCTAAGCAGGAGGTAATCCAGAACGTTGTACCTGAACCGAAAAAAGCGCCGAAGGTAGAAACACCACCGCCGCCAATTTCAAAGCAGCTGGAAACAACCACAGGTCTTCAGAATCAGGAAGGGGTGAAAACACCAAGCTACACGCCGCCGCCGCCACCACCATCAACCGGTACTAAGGCTGCGACGATTGAAGCACCGAAAGTGAGTACAACGGAAGTTTATGATACGGTAGACCAGTCTTCTGAGTTCCCCGGCGGTCTCAAGGCTTTCAGACAGAAGGTAATGAGTAACTTTGACGGATCGGACTTCGAAGGTGAAGGTGGACAAATCAAGGCCGACATTACTTTCGTAGTTGAACGGGACGGATCCATCACTGATGTAGTAGCTAAAGGTCCAAACAGAGACTTTAATGCGGAGGCTGAGAGAACAATCAGATCTATCAAGAACAAGTGGACACCTGCCAAGGTAAACGGACAGAGTGTACGTTCAAGATACAGGCTGCCGTTAACGATGGCATTCGAATAG
- a CDS encoding ExbD/TolR family protein, with product MAEVQVKDSSGKGGKVRSKKQVPHVDLTPMVDLAFLLITFFMLVTTFNKPNVMDLGLPAKPKVNEPKPNTEIKLSNSISLLIGKDNRIFWHQQDNTSLTDATLNETSFDREGIRNIIKQAKARAADQSKFTVIIKPTDDAVYKNFVDILDEMAITNSEMYGVTDVKPWEQAVYDRKVGGSAAPAANN from the coding sequence ATGGCAGAAGTACAAGTAAAAGACAGTAGCGGGAAAGGCGGCAAGGTGCGCTCCAAGAAGCAGGTACCTCACGTGGATCTTACCCCAATGGTGGACTTGGCGTTCCTTTTGATTACATTCTTCATGTTGGTTACAACTTTTAATAAACCGAATGTAATGGACCTGGGACTTCCGGCTAAGCCGAAAGTAAATGAGCCAAAGCCTAATACGGAAATCAAATTATCCAATTCAATTTCTCTGCTAATTGGCAAGGACAACAGGATTTTCTGGCATCAGCAGGATAATACAAGTCTGACAGACGCAACACTTAATGAAACTTCTTTCGACCGCGAAGGAATAAGGAATATCATTAAGCAGGCAAAAGCCAGAGCAGCAGACCAGAGTAAATTTACAGTTATTATAAAACCTACCGATGATGCGGTTTATAAGAACTTTGTTGATATTCTGGATGAAATGGCCATCACCAACAGTGAGATGTACGGTGTTACCGACGTTAAACCCTGGGAGCAGGCTGTTTATGACAGAAAAGTAGGTGGCTCAGCAGCACCTGCAGCGAACAATTAA
- a CDS encoding ExbD/TolR family protein, with protein sequence MARVKPKRHNIRVDMTAMTDVSFLLLTFFILTAQFAKPDVETITTPSSISEKLLPDASLMTILSTPDGKFYFTPVENGSERMQLLDNMGEKYGMKFTDPEKAAFSQVQAIGVPMNQLKGFLNLSAEDRKAYKSPTGIPMDSTNKQLIDWVQQSLAVNPDYKLAIKGDTQTKYPKVKALFEGLRDIDFLKFWLITSQETAQE encoded by the coding sequence ATGGCGAGAGTCAAACCAAAAAGACATAATATAAGGGTGGATATGACGGCGATGACCGATGTATCATTTCTACTCCTTACGTTCTTTATCCTCACGGCTCAGTTTGCGAAACCTGATGTTGAGACGATAACCACGCCATCTTCTATATCTGAAAAACTTCTTCCGGATGCCAGTTTAATGACTATTCTGAGCACACCAGACGGAAAGTTCTATTTTACACCTGTGGAAAACGGCAGCGAGAGAATGCAGCTGCTGGATAATATGGGAGAGAAGTATGGTATGAAATTCACGGACCCGGAGAAAGCCGCCTTTTCACAGGTTCAGGCCATCGGGGTACCAATGAATCAGCTTAAAGGTTTCCTGAATCTGTCTGCTGAGGACCGTAAGGCCTATAAGAGCCCCACCGGAATTCCGATGGACAGTACGAATAAACAGCTTATTGACTGGGTGCAGCAAAGTTTGGCTGTAAACCCGGACTATAAGTTAGCGATTAAAGGAGATACCCAGACCAAATATCCGAAGGTGAAAGCCCTGTTTGAAGGATTGAGAGATATAGACTTCTTGAAGTTCTGGTTAATAACGAGTCAGGAAACAGCACAAGAATAA
- a CDS encoding MotA/TolQ/ExbB proton channel family protein has product MEMNVSNNGEQVVAKKVGGLNPALIIPILLLIGVAIYLFVLGNPSNFKADPRLEGLPSVAFSGLETKELHPGDGFMGIIYMGGPIVPILIAFMIIVIVFAIERALVLRKASGASSVDNFVLTVRRLLNQNKIDEAIEECDRQQGSVGNVVKEGLTTYKALSHDTTMNKEQKMVALNKSIEEATTLEMPMLEKNMMILSTLGTVATLVALLGTVIGMIKAFDALGSGGGTPDSAALSIGISEALVNTALGIGTSAVAIILYNYFTSKIDGLTFKIDEIAMSIQQSFAEFH; this is encoded by the coding sequence ATGGAAATGAATGTTTCAAACAATGGGGAGCAAGTAGTTGCTAAAAAAGTAGGAGGTTTAAATCCTGCATTAATTATTCCTATCCTTCTATTGATAGGTGTTGCCATTTATCTATTTGTTCTTGGAAATCCAAGTAATTTTAAAGCAGATCCAAGGCTGGAAGGACTTCCTTCAGTGGCATTTTCCGGTTTGGAAACTAAGGAGCTTCATCCTGGTGACGGATTTATGGGGATTATCTACATGGGGGGGCCAATCGTACCAATTCTGATCGCATTTATGATTATCGTTATTGTATTCGCTATTGAGCGGGCTTTGGTTTTAAGAAAAGCTTCAGGTGCTTCTAGCGTTGATAATTTTGTACTTACTGTTAGAAGGCTGCTTAACCAGAATAAAATTGATGAAGCTATTGAAGAATGCGACAGACAGCAGGGTTCCGTAGGTAACGTTGTTAAGGAGGGTCTTACAACTTACAAAGCGCTTTCACACGATACGACAATGAATAAAGAGCAGAAAATGGTAGCTCTTAACAAATCAATCGAAGAAGCTACAACTCTTGAGATGCCAATGCTGGAGAAGAACATGATGATCCTTTCTACACTGGGTACAGTTGCAACGCTTGTAGCACTTCTTGGTACGGTAATCGGGATGATCAAGGCGTTCGATGCGCTGGGTTCCGGTGGTGGTACGCCAGATTCAGCAGCACTTTCTATCGGTATCTCCGAAGCACTTGTTAATACTGCTTTAGGTATTGGTACTTCTGCTGTTGCGATTATTCTTTACAACTATTTTACTTCCAAAATTGACGGACTGACATTTAAGATCGATGAAATCGCTATGTCTATCCAGCAGTCATTTGCTGAATTTCACTAA
- a CDS encoding leucine--tRNA ligase, translating into MFYNHQQIDRKWQKYWQENQTYKTSEDRSKPKFYALDMFPYPSGAGLHVGHPLGYIASDIFARYKRHQGFNVLHPIGYDSFGLPAEQYAIQTGQHPAVTTEQNITRYEEQMRRIGFSFDWSREVRTSEPSYYKWTQWIFIELFHSWYNRSTDKAERISTLIEHLNNHGTDQLFAFQNENLSLTAADWQEASEVRKQEILLNYRLAFRAETTVNWCPGLGTVLANDEVKDGKSERGGFPVFQKKMMQWSMRITAYSERLLQGLQNIDWPQPLKDSQEYWIGKSQGASLRFETETANTSIEVFTTRPDTIFGATFIVLAPENPLVDLLTTDSQREEVNNYREETSRKTERDRMTDVKNVSGAFTGSYVRHPFTDKKMPVYISDYVLMGYGTGAVMAVPAHDERDHRFAVKFGLEIINVIQNDQDIQVESYDSKDSVCVNSEFLNGLTYDLAKIKIIDEIENRGIGHGKINFRQRDAIFSRQRYWGEPVPVYYKDGMPYTLPTSALPLELPEVEKYLPTEDGDPPLGNARIFAWDEVHQEVVATNRIDGSTVFPLELSTMPGWAGSSWYFLRYMDPANEDVFVDKEKADYWGQVDLYIGGSEHATGHLLYARFWNMFLKDRGYISHEEPFKKLINQGMILGMSAFVFRYAPLYVMEDGSGTISVHNDCGILFSRQIKELYDRNWENLLAIKIKGNNNEGLTDEERQLYDTILQLDAYAQKKGYRSVDVNPNVYHHNFQKIHVDVSLLKGATDELDVEAFRKWRPEFADAEFILEDGKYITEREVEKMSKSKYNVVNPDEICEEYGADCLRLYEMFLGPLEQSKPWNTQGLTGVYGFLKKFYNLYFNGDDIDVSEDEPTKEEYKVLHTLIKKVIYDLDNFSFNTSVSSFMIAVNELQKLKCSKRKILEPLAVVISPYAPHICEELWSVMGHTDSIETVPFPDLKEEYLTEANFEYPVSFNGKMRFKISLGTDLDTEQIETEVMKDERTIQQLGGNSPKKVIIVRNKIVNIVV; encoded by the coding sequence ATGTTTTACAATCATCAGCAGATCGACCGTAAATGGCAAAAATACTGGCAGGAAAATCAAACCTATAAAACGTCGGAAGACCGCAGCAAGCCTAAGTTCTATGCCCTGGATATGTTTCCGTACCCCTCCGGAGCAGGTCTACATGTAGGTCATCCACTTGGATATATTGCGTCCGATATCTTCGCAAGATATAAAAGGCATCAGGGTTTCAATGTGCTGCACCCTATCGGTTACGACAGTTTTGGTCTTCCGGCGGAACAGTACGCCATACAGACCGGCCAGCATCCGGCAGTAACCACAGAGCAGAATATAACACGCTATGAGGAACAGATGCGCCGAATCGGCTTTTCCTTTGACTGGAGCCGTGAAGTACGAACTTCCGAACCTTCCTATTACAAATGGACACAGTGGATCTTTATTGAGCTCTTCCACTCCTGGTATAACCGCAGCACAGATAAAGCCGAGCGCATCTCCACTCTTATTGAACATCTTAATAATCATGGGACAGATCAGCTTTTTGCGTTTCAGAATGAAAATCTAAGCCTGACCGCTGCTGACTGGCAGGAAGCTTCCGAAGTCCGTAAGCAGGAAATTCTGCTGAATTACCGTTTGGCCTTCCGCGCCGAAACTACAGTAAACTGGTGTCCGGGCCTGGGTACCGTACTTGCCAATGATGAGGTAAAGGACGGTAAATCGGAACGCGGCGGTTTTCCGGTTTTCCAGAAAAAAATGATGCAGTGGAGCATGCGCATCACCGCCTATTCTGAACGTCTGCTGCAGGGTTTACAGAATATTGACTGGCCACAGCCTCTTAAGGATTCTCAGGAATACTGGATCGGTAAATCGCAGGGTGCATCACTAAGATTTGAGACGGAAACTGCAAATACCTCCATTGAGGTGTTTACCACCCGTCCGGATACAATATTTGGTGCTACTTTTATCGTCCTCGCTCCGGAAAATCCACTGGTTGATCTTCTGACCACTGATTCGCAGAGAGAAGAAGTAAATAACTACCGGGAGGAAACTTCCAGGAAAACGGAGCGTGACCGTATGACTGATGTTAAGAATGTGAGCGGTGCCTTCACGGGAAGTTATGTGCGGCACCCTTTCACCGATAAGAAAATGCCTGTCTACATTTCGGACTACGTTCTGATGGGCTACGGTACCGGCGCAGTGATGGCTGTACCGGCTCATGACGAGCGCGATCACCGTTTTGCTGTGAAGTTTGGCCTCGAAATTATAAATGTGATTCAAAATGATCAGGATATTCAGGTTGAAAGCTACGACAGTAAAGACAGCGTATGCGTCAACTCCGAATTTCTGAATGGCCTGACTTACGATTTGGCCAAAATAAAGATCATTGATGAGATTGAAAACCGTGGTATAGGGCATGGCAAGATTAACTTCCGGCAGCGTGACGCTATCTTTTCGCGTCAGCGTTATTGGGGTGAACCCGTACCGGTGTACTATAAGGACGGAATGCCGTATACTCTGCCCACTTCTGCATTGCCGCTTGAACTGCCGGAAGTGGAGAAATATCTGCCCACCGAAGACGGTGATCCGCCATTGGGAAATGCCCGAATCTTTGCCTGGGATGAGGTTCATCAGGAAGTAGTGGCCACCAACCGCATAGACGGGAGCACCGTGTTCCCGCTGGAACTGTCTACCATGCCCGGTTGGGCCGGAAGTTCCTGGTACTTCTTACGGTATATGGACCCAGCCAATGAAGATGTATTTGTGGATAAGGAAAAAGCAGACTATTGGGGTCAGGTAGACCTTTATATCGGAGGAAGCGAACATGCGACCGGCCATTTGCTTTACGCCCGTTTCTGGAATATGTTCCTGAAGGACAGAGGCTATATCAGCCATGAAGAACCGTTTAAAAAGCTGATTAACCAGGGAATGATTCTGGGAATGAGTGCATTTGTATTTAGGTATGCTCCTTTGTACGTGATGGAAGATGGTTCAGGAACAATCTCTGTACATAACGATTGTGGTATTCTTTTCAGTAGACAAATTAAGGAATTATATGACAGGAATTGGGAAAATTTGTTAGCGATTAAGATTAAAGGTAACAACAACGAAGGTTTAACAGATGAGGAACGTCAATTGTACGATACAATATTACAGTTGGATGCTTACGCACAGAAGAAAGGATACCGTTCGGTCGACGTAAATCCTAATGTTTATCACCATAATTTTCAGAAGATTCATGTGGATGTTTCCCTTCTGAAAGGTGCCACCGATGAACTGGATGTTGAGGCATTCAGAAAGTGGCGTCCCGAGTTTGCGGATGCTGAATTTATTCTGGAAGATGGGAAGTACATAACCGAACGTGAAGTGGAGAAAATGTCCAAGTCCAAATATAACGTTGTGAATCCGGATGAAATCTGCGAAGAGTACGGTGCCGACTGTCTGCGTCTCTACGAGATGTTTTTGGGTCCACTGGAGCAGAGTAAACCGTGGAATACTCAGGGACTGACTGGTGTCTATGGTTTCCTGAAGAAATTCTACAACCTGTATTTCAATGGCGACGATATAGATGTGTCTGAGGACGAGCCAACTAAGGAAGAATACAAGGTATTGCATACTTTAATAAAGAAAGTAATTTACGATCTGGACAATTTTTCGTTCAATACTTCCGTTTCATCCTTCATGATCGCTGTAAATGAATTGCAGAAGCTTAAATGCAGCAAACGTAAAATCCTGGAACCTTTGGCAGTTGTAATTTCCCCCTATGCACCACACATTTGCGAAGAGTTGTGGAGTGTAATGGGACATACTGATTCCATTGAAACTGTTCCCTTTCCGGATCTGAAGGAAGAATATCTGACTGAGGCCAATTTTGAATATCCAGTAAGTTTTAACGGCAAGATGAGGTTTAAGATAAGTCTTGGTACCGATTTGGATACAGAGCAAATTGAGACTGAGGTGATGAAGGACGAAAGAACCATTCAGCAACTCGGCGGTAATTCGCCCAAAAAAGTAATTATTGTTCGGAATAAAATAGTTAATATTGTCGTCTGA
- a CDS encoding lipocalin family protein gives MKKIFLLIAAFFAFSFLMNCDDDEVVKSRITGVWKPVKMVETTVDSTGSNSETYWYTDCQQLSRWTFNEDNTGSVLRQDDTFTTCHIAFQSTINYQYNPKTGDIVINYLTGQDTGKISDLTDTTMNLKIEEIDLNADTYESQVYTMVRVQ, from the coding sequence ATGAAAAAGATATTTTTATTAATTGCTGCATTTTTCGCATTTAGTTTCCTGATGAACTGTGATGATGATGAGGTAGTAAAGTCCAGGATTACCGGTGTCTGGAAACCTGTAAAGATGGTGGAAACTACTGTAGACAGTACCGGCTCCAACTCCGAGACCTACTGGTATACGGATTGCCAGCAACTTTCCCGCTGGACTTTTAATGAAGATAATACCGGAAGTGTGCTTAGGCAAGACGATACGTTCACAACCTGTCATATCGCATTCCAGAGCACCATCAATTATCAGTATAATCCTAAAACCGGTGATATTGTAATTAATTACCTTACCGGACAGGACACAGGCAAGATTTCTGATCTTACCGATACCACTATGAACCTTAAGATTGAGGAGATAGACCTGAACGCGGATACTTACGAATCCCAGGTTTACACCATGGTGCGTGTTCAGTAA
- a CDS encoding deoxyuridine 5'-triphosphate nucleotidohydrolase yields MEYSKEFKQALSTFTPAEKDKLIFRLLKKDKILSQKLYFELIDPENTDDKRIKMETYIVQAVAQAAKNHRNPKLFLQLIRKISAAITEHVKITTDKFGEVSLNLLLISEVLKQPQRYGDTHKLHIYLLNKILRMLTLTIKLDPDYYIDLAELYRLIRDQLTANTQLNSLSNRIGLNPDWLEPDFIPENIADTYRSIKNRGLLR; encoded by the coding sequence ATGGAATACTCAAAAGAATTTAAACAGGCGCTCAGTACCTTTACACCCGCCGAAAAGGACAAACTCATCTTCCGGCTCCTGAAAAAGGATAAAATCCTTTCGCAAAAACTGTACTTTGAACTAATTGATCCTGAAAACACCGACGACAAACGTATAAAGATGGAAACCTACATTGTACAGGCGGTAGCGCAGGCAGCTAAAAATCACCGAAATCCGAAACTGTTCCTGCAGTTAATACGTAAGATAAGCGCAGCAATCACCGAACATGTAAAAATTACAACGGATAAATTTGGGGAAGTTTCCCTTAATCTTCTGCTCATCTCCGAGGTGCTGAAACAACCACAGCGTTATGGCGACACCCATAAACTGCATATTTATCTGCTGAACAAAATACTCAGGATGCTTACGCTGACAATAAAACTTGACCCTGATTATTATATTGACCTGGCGGAACTGTACCGGCTGATCAGGGATCAATTAACAGCAAATACTCAGCTCAATTCACTCAGTAATCGTATAGGCCTTAATCCCGATTGGCTGGAACCGGACTTCATTCCGGAAAATATTGCGGACACTTACAGAAGTATAAAAAACCGCGGACTACTCCGATAA
- a CDS encoding 3-deoxy-D-manno-octulosonic acid transferase, with protein MRSLYNIFISLMIFAMKVGALFSYKLKKGLAGRRQSCDIVKEAFSPEDRVIWMHAASLGEYEQGIPVLEKLKANFPEHKILITFFSPSGYDNVIHKTNIADAVCYLPFDTPRWIGEFTSGFNTEIFFTVKYEYWYNLLAHLKSNNVKVYVVSALFYERQVFFQPYGGWFVKQLRRNVSWFFHQTPTSYGLARTIRLNNSSIAGDTRFDRVKQIRDRDNFVPFVQQFKEDKSLIVLGSSWETEEQIALLVAYHEPDVKIIIAPHDLSRTGTLQQLFPQAVLYSELVSGQPLRENQNVLIIDCIGLLSKLYSYADVAVVGGGFHSKGLHNILEAATFGIPVLFGNKYTKNPEADQLLEKHGGKSFENETQASDFLIKLLQNPAMAREMGENAAKFVSGQPDATRLIIDKILSE; from the coding sequence ATGAGGTCTCTTTACAATATTTTTATTTCGCTGATGATCTTTGCTATGAAGGTAGGTGCGCTTTTCAGCTACAAGCTGAAAAAAGGACTGGCGGGCAGGAGGCAAAGCTGTGATATTGTAAAAGAAGCCTTCTCGCCGGAGGACCGCGTCATTTGGATGCACGCCGCAAGTCTGGGCGAATATGAACAGGGCATTCCGGTGCTGGAAAAACTGAAGGCGAATTTTCCGGAGCATAAAATCCTTATCACCTTCTTTTCACCCTCCGGATACGATAACGTCATTCATAAAACTAATATTGCCGATGCTGTTTGCTACCTTCCATTTGACACACCGAGGTGGATAGGGGAATTTACTTCTGGTTTTAATACCGAAATTTTCTTTACCGTAAAGTATGAGTACTGGTATAATTTGCTGGCACACCTCAAAAGCAACAATGTAAAGGTTTATGTGGTTTCCGCCCTGTTCTATGAACGTCAGGTTTTCTTTCAGCCTTACGGCGGTTGGTTCGTGAAACAGCTTCGAAGGAATGTCAGCTGGTTTTTTCATCAGACACCCACATCCTACGGATTAGCCAGGACGATTCGGCTTAATAATTCATCCATTGCCGGAGATACCCGTTTCGACAGGGTGAAGCAAATTAGAGACAGAGATAATTTTGTGCCTTTTGTGCAGCAGTTTAAAGAGGACAAGAGTCTGATTGTTCTGGGTTCCTCCTGGGAAACGGAAGAGCAGATTGCGCTGCTCGTCGCGTATCATGAGCCCGATGTCAAGATAATTATTGCGCCACATGACCTGTCGCGTACGGGGACTCTGCAGCAGTTGTTTCCACAGGCAGTCCTTTATTCGGAATTAGTTTCCGGACAGCCCCTGCGGGAAAATCAGAATGTACTTATCATAGATTGCATCGGCCTCCTTTCAAAACTGTATTCCTATGCCGATGTGGCCGTGGTGGGCGGTGGGTTCCATTCGAAGGGACTTCATAATATTCTGGAAGCTGCTACATTTGGTATTCCCGTGCTTTTCGGAAATAAATACACCAAAAACCCCGAAGCCGATCAGTTGCTGGAAAAACATGGCGGAAAATCATTTGAAAATGAGACGCAGGCCTCAGATTTCCTGATAAAACTCCTTCAAAATCCTGCCATGGCCCGCGAAATGGGAGAGAATGCAGCCAAATTTGTAAGCGGGCAGCCAGATGCCACCCGGTTGATAATAGACAAAATTTTATCGGAGTAG
- a CDS encoding DUF1648 domain-containing protein, producing MLQKFLTGVNLILLVFIWIYPAVNYNQLPEIIPVHFSGDGTPDGFGSRYMIWLGAGIATLLFGVCTYVYFNPSKINLPEDFKKNTHAIQKFISVLCTLVLLIFAWMSYQTVQVALDNTARFSMSPGIIIGLLYVGIIGMIIYLGKANETVKH from the coding sequence ATGCTGCAAAAATTTTTAACAGGTGTCAATCTTATCTTATTGGTCTTTATCTGGATCTACCCTGCTGTAAACTATAACCAACTTCCCGAAATCATCCCTGTCCATTTTTCAGGCGACGGAACACCTGACGGTTTTGGCAGCCGCTATATGATATGGCTGGGGGCCGGAATCGCCACGCTGCTTTTTGGGGTTTGCACCTATGTTTATTTTAATCCTTCCAAAATTAACCTTCCGGAAGATTTCAAAAAAAATACCCATGCCATCCAAAAATTTATCTCTGTCCTGTGTACTTTGGTTCTGCTTATTTTTGCATGGATGTCCTATCAAACAGTACAGGTGGCGCTGGATAATACTGCACGGTTTTCCATGTCGCCCGGAATTATAATTGGCTTGCTGTATGTCGGCATCATTGGGATGATTATTTATTTGGGGAAGGCAAACGAAACTGTCAAGCATTAA
- a CDS encoding C40 family peptidase, whose protein sequence is MGKAVCNTSAAPLRREPNHRSEMVSQMLFGESADVLGTAGHFLKVRMDYDGYEGFVHYTQLSAITDEEFSSRPTAFFTDLFGYVPSGSGSVMISMGSEIASPHPAEVIPATHESIARTAILFLNTPYLWSGRSVFGIDCSGFMQIVFKIHGLLLPRDAHKQAGEGTVLDFIEESLPGDLAFFEDEEGNIVHVGMMLEDQRIIHAYGKVRIDLLDSSGIFNVDLNKHTHRLRFVRRLL, encoded by the coding sequence ATGGGAAAGGCAGTGTGCAATACTTCTGCAGCACCGCTCCGCAGGGAGCCGAATCACCGGTCTGAAATGGTCTCGCAGATGCTTTTTGGCGAAAGTGCCGATGTGTTGGGAACAGCAGGTCATTTTCTGAAAGTACGTATGGATTATGACGGTTATGAGGGATTTGTTCATTACACCCAACTCTCAGCCATTACCGATGAAGAATTTTCTTCCCGGCCCACTGCTTTTTTTACTGATTTATTTGGTTATGTCCCTTCCGGAAGCGGCTCTGTCATGATCTCAATGGGCAGCGAAATTGCGTCACCGCACCCAGCGGAGGTTATACCGGCGACCCATGAAAGTATTGCCCGCACCGCAATTCTTTTCCTGAATACACCCTACCTATGGAGTGGAAGGAGTGTTTTCGGCATAGACTGCAGCGGTTTCATGCAGATTGTGTTTAAGATACACGGGCTGTTGCTGCCACGCGATGCCCACAAGCAGGCCGGAGAAGGTACCGTTCTGGATTTTATTGAAGAAAGTTTGCCGGGCGACCTTGCTTTTTTTGAAGATGAAGAAGGAAATATTGTACATGTAGGAATGATGCTTGAAGATCAGCGCATTATCCATGCATACGGTAAAGTAAGGATCGATTTGCTGGATTCTTCCGGTATCTTTAATGTAGATTTAAACAAACATACGCACAGACTTAGGTTTGTGAGACGTTTACTGTAA
- a CDS encoding O-methyltransferase — MSFFEEQCPEMDRYLESNASREPEHLKRLRRETYQKTTQPHMLSGYQQGRLLTIISKMLSPRNILEIGTFTGYATLCLAEGLVPDGKITTLDVNEELAYIPRKYFQESPHSAKINFVIEDALEFLQQTDEVFDLVFIDADKENYVSYWNLIKPRLRSGSVVLLDNVLWYGKVLTDEPADQATKQIIELNDLVARDGDFENLILPLRDGINLIRKK; from the coding sequence ATGAGTTTTTTTGAAGAACAGTGTCCGGAAATGGACCGCTACCTGGAGAGTAATGCTTCCCGGGAGCCTGAACATCTGAAAAGATTACGGCGCGAGACCTATCAGAAGACCACACAGCCACATATGCTCTCCGGCTATCAGCAGGGACGGTTACTTACAATAATTTCAAAGATGCTGAGCCCGCGCAATATCCTGGAAATAGGTACTTTCACGGGATATGCCACCCTTTGCCTGGCCGAAGGACTTGTTCCCGACGGAAAGATTACTACGCTTGATGTTAATGAGGAACTGGCTTATATTCCCAGAAAATACTTTCAGGAAAGTCCGCATTCAGCAAAAATAAATTTTGTAATTGAGGATGCTCTGGAATTTCTGCAGCAAACTGATGAGGTTTTTGACTTGGTATTTATTGATGCTGATAAGGAAAACTATGTAAGTTACTGGAACCTTATAAAGCCCAGACTGCGCTCCGGCTCGGTAGTTCTTTTGGATAATGTGCTGTGGTATGGTAAAGTTTTGACGGACGAACCTGCAGATCAAGCAACAAAGCAGATTATCGAACTTAACGATTTGGTGGCTCGTGACGGAGATTTTGAGAATCTTATTTTACCTTTGCGCGACGGTATTAATTTAATAAGGAAAAAGTAA